GGACATGATGTCACCGAGCGGATTGATCTCATAAGCCTGTTAGTGGGCTATGTACCACAAATCGAGCACCTATCACTCTACTATGATTTTACTCCTTTAGAAAACGCGCAGTTCTTTGGTCGATGCTTCGGGATGAAACCAAATAAAATCGAAGAAAAAGCTCGAAGAATACTAGGTATACTGGGCTTTGATGATGAACTCATGACCAAACGGGTGAAACTTCTATCCGGTGGAGAACGCAAGCGGGTCTCTATTTGCCTTGGTATGATTCACGAGCCGCCATTATTGCTGCTAGATGAACCTACCACCGGTCTCGATGCACATCTCCGTCATGAGACACTCAACTACCTGAAGGAACTGAACTTCGAGCTTAATACTACAATGGCTATTATCAGTCATGATCTCGAAATTGTTGATTATTGTACACGAGTTTGCCTTCTGGAGCATGGCTATGTTAGCCAGTTTGGTACTCCTGAAGAACTGATTTCAAGTCTTCCTGGTGAGGGAGAGAGCCTTCAAGTTGTTTTTCCTTCGATGTCTTCAGCAATCAGAGATCGTGTGCGTTCTATAGAGGGAGTTGAATACCTTGCCCGAACCGGTCGTAACACACTCAAACTCTTCATAGATGAACCGAAGGACAAGATGTTAAAAGTAATTCATAGCCTAAACGAACTTGATGTACCTTTTGAAGAAGTATCTGTGGTTGAGGCAGACTTCTTTGATTTCTTTAATGTGAAGCCTTGGAAAGAAGCCGAGGCAGGAGGAAGTGCCTGATGCGATCTAAATACATTGTTGGAGTAGTCGTTGTTGCTGCTGTAGTGTTGTTTCTTTCGGTTCCCATCGATGATGACATTACACCAATGACTCTAACTCCCATGCAGGATGAATCGAGGGTTCCAGCGGATTTGCAGCCATTTGAAACGGCTCTGGTCTGGTCGAATATGACGGATGGCCCTGTTATTGACCTTGCAATAGGAAATTTTGATACCGATGCGTATGAGGAAGTTGCAGTTCTTACTGAGGACCAGCTGTATCTTTACCAGGAGGATGGAACTGAGGATTGGGTCCTGAATCTCAGTTCGACCGCGTATAGACTAGCAACTCTTCAAGTAGATGCTCAGAATGCTCAGGAAATCGTCGTTGGAACCAGTAACGGGTTCTTTGTGGTGGGCGGAAACAAGACTCTGTTAAGAAACGTCACCCTTCCTGATGATACACGAGCGGTTCTGGGTGCTGATTTGGATGGAGACAACATCGATTCCGTTATTGCAGGTTGCGACGATGGATTGGTCTACTCCTACGATATCAATGGAACTCAACTCTGGAATTATACGAGTAGCGGTTCAATCCGATTACTTACAACCGGGGATATTGAAATCGATGGCAGAGAAGAAATCTTGGGCGCAACACTGTCCAATCGCCTCTTCTTGTTACAGGATAACGGATCCCTTCTATTTTCGAAAAGCACTACTCAGGAAATCAATACCATCCAGTTCGCAGATTTGGCAGGGAATAGTAGCCTTGAAGTGATATATGGTGGTAGCGCTGGGAAACTAGAAGGCTACTGGAATAATGGAACCACACTGGTAAGCAGAACCTTTGATGACGCAATAGAAGCGTTGTTCACTGGTGATGTGAATGATGATGCAGCAATTGAGGTCACCATTGGAACAACTGGTAGCGAGCTATATACCCTCAACACGACCTTCGGTACGCTGTGGAACAAGACGTTGGACAATGCTGTTGTTTCATTACGTTTCTCGAATATTGATGGTACTACAACGGATGAAATCGCAGTGGGTGTAGACGGTGGCTCGGTTATCATCTACAATGCTACGGGATATGAAATTTCAACAACTGAAGTCACTGCTTTTTCTGGCATTCTCGATACTGGGGATTTGGACAATGATTCTAAGTTCGAATTTGCTGTAGGTTCAGACACCGGTCAAGTTAGTGTGTATGGAATTGATAGTGACCGAGATGGGTTGCCAGACGCCCGGGAGATTCTTATCGAAAACACGGATCCCAATGATTCTGATTCGGACAATGACAAATTGACTGATGGGGAAGAGGTACTCGAACACAATACTGATCCGAATGATAGCGATTCGGACTCTGACGGGCTTACGGATTTCCAAGAAGTTGTAACCTATGAAACAGATCCTAATGATGAAGATTCTGACGGGGACGGATTAAATGATTGGCAAGAGGTCTATCTTGGTACAGATCCAAATCAGGCTGATACAGACGATGATGGGCTTACCGATTATGAAGAGAACAATGTGACAGATACTGATCCAACACTTTCAGATACAGATGGTGATGGAATAAACGATGCCGAAGATGACAATGACGGGGATGGCCTAACCAATATTGAGGAGGTACGGCAAACTAAGACTGACCCAAATGATGTTGATAGTGACAATGATGGTACATCAGATTATTACGATGACGAAGACGGGGACGGGTTGACAAACTGGAAGGAGTTGCAGGTTGGCTCAGACCCCCTTGATGAAGATAGCGACGATGATGGCCTTCTTGATGGCCCCGAAGTCAAGAAATGGAAGACCTCACCTACTAATGCGGATACAGATGATGATGGTCTGAGTGACTGGGAAGAGGTTATGGTTGTGGGGTCAAATCCAAGAGAGGCCGATACCGATGGTGATGGTTTGAATGACTACGACGAGTACCACACCCATGGTACAAATGCATCTGCAGCTGATACTGATTCTGATGGATTAGACGATTACGAAGAAATAAACGTCTATAATACCAATGCTACCAACCCAGATAGTGATGATGACGGCCTTACCGACGGCGAAGAAGTCAATACTTGGGGGACGGACCCAAACAGCAACGACACTGACTTGGATGGTCTCAACGACTACGATGAATGGTATGTCTATGGAACCAATGCTACCCTTACTGATACAGATGGTGATTCTCTGGATGACGGAGCTGAGGTTCTTACTTATGGCACTAATGCAACCTTGCAAGACACTGATGGCGATGGACTTCTAGACCCTGATGAAATCGAGTATTGGAATGCAAGTGTCGCACTGAACGCCACGTTCTTCGATGGTGTTACGAGTGATTATGACTTCGATTATGATGGGGATAACCTATCCAATGGTGATGAAATCTACTTCACACGAACTGATCCAACTAGGGTTGACACCGATGGTGACACAATAGACGACGATGAGGAAGATTCCGATTTAGATGATTTGAGCAATTACGAGGAGCTCTACGTGTATGGAACCCTGCCGCGTGATCCTGACACTGACGGGGACGATGTTAAGGATGGCGATGAAGTACTGATTTTGGGAACTGACCCGAATGACAAAGATAGCGATGACGATTCTATATCGGATTACGATGAGGATTTTGATGGTGACGGATTGA
This genomic stretch from Candidatus Thorarchaeota archaeon harbors:
- a CDS encoding ABC transporter ATP-binding protein, with translation MPDDEKEIVIEDLKVAFGDFYALKGISFYANKGEFLGIIGASGAGKTTVLRVLTGQLEPTSGKAFVGGHDVTERIDLISLLVGYVPQIEHLSLYYDFTPLENAQFFGRCFGMKPNKIEEKARRILGILGFDDELMTKRVKLLSGGERKRVSICLGMIHEPPLLLLDEPTTGLDAHLRHETLNYLKELNFELNTTMAIISHDLEIVDYCTRVCLLEHGYVSQFGTPEELISSLPGEGESLQVVFPSMSSAIRDRVRSIEGVEYLARTGRNTLKLFIDEPKDKMLKVIHSLNELDVPFEEVSVVEADFFDFFNVKPWKEAEAGGSA